In the genome of Streptomyces lydicus, the window CGTACGCCTACAACCGGGGCGGCGGCGTGGAACCGGTCCTCGCCGAGGAGGCGGCGCGCGACGCGCGGCAGGAGCTGGCCGCTGCGCTGCATCCGTGGCGGGAGAAGTACCCGGACCTGCGGGTGAACGAGCGGGTGGTGATGGAGAGTCCGGCACCGGCCCTGCTGCACAGCGCCGCGGACACCCGGCTGCTCATCGTCGGCCGGCGGCACCGGCGCCGGCTGCCGGCACCGCGGATCGGCCATGTCGTCCAGGCGGCCGTCCACCACGCTCCGTGTCCGGTGGCCGTGGTGCCGCACGAGTGACCACGGGCGGTGGGCGTCCACGGTCTGAGACGGCCGGTGGCGCGCGCCGTGACGGCCCGCGGCAGAAGGCGGATGATGTCGGTGAGAGGTCATACCGGCGGGACCGCCCGCCGAGGGCATGACGGCTCCGCCCGCGGCCCCAGGCCGCAGCCCCCGGTAGTGGCAGCCCCCGGTGGAAAGCAGAGGTGAGCCATGGCAACGACAGTCGAGTGGCCCGTCCGTCTCTTCCTCTTCGAGGAGGACGGGACGACCAAGGCACGCGTGGTGCTCCTGACCGGAACCACCACCCTCACCGGGCACGGCACGGCCCGCTGCAGCCCCGAGGACCGGGACGTACCGGAGATCGGGGACGAGATCGCGGCCGGGCGTGCGATGAAGGACCTCGCGGGGCAACTGCAGCGGGTGGCGGATCTCGATCTCGAAGGGATCGGTGCCGGGCCGCCCCGGCACGACCACCGCGCCGCCTACGGCTGGGCCGACGCAATGGCGTGAGTCCGGTGCGGGCGCCGTCCCCGGCCGGCCGGTGCCACGGCGCTCCCGGGAAGGAGCCGGCCATGTCGGATGCGACGCTCACCGACCTGTACGAAGTGACCATGGCCCTCTCGTACCTCCACGAGGGCATGACGGAGCCGGCGACCTTCAGCTGCTTCGTGCGGGCCCTGCCGCCGGACCGCGGGTTCCTGATCGCCGCCGGGGCCGAGACCGTCCTCGACTTTCTCTCCGGCTTCACCGTCGGACACGACGATGTCGAGG includes:
- a CDS encoding dsRBD fold-containing protein, which translates into the protein MATTVEWPVRLFLFEEDGTTKARVVLLTGTTTLTGHGTARCSPEDRDVPEIGDEIAAGRAMKDLAGQLQRVADLDLEGIGAGPPRHDHRAAYGWADAMA